One genomic region from Mytilus trossulus isolate FHL-02 chromosome 9, PNRI_Mtr1.1.1.hap1, whole genome shotgun sequence encodes:
- the LOC134683390 gene encoding uncharacterized protein LOC134683390: MKTLIVFCCLVVAIFASPFKFKFKEGSAIYDAVAHTASMVHKRDTVKRDAMAMAFRWIDTDRDGHINGNEFAAFYANAHIPGLDYSRSRWRQIFNLAIPQIDTNGNEELEIGEFRSLAEHGMRGY; the protein is encoded by the exons ATGAAGACCCTGATAGTGTTTTGTTGCCTGGTTGTTGCAATTTTTGCTTCtccttttaaattcaaatttaaggAAGGATCTGCCATTTATGATGCAGTTGCCCATACTGCATCG ATGGTACACAAGAGAGACACTGTAAAGAGAGATGCCATGGCCATGGCCTTTAGATGGATTGATACCGATAGAGATGGACACATTAATGGTAACGAATTTGCCGCATTTTATGCAAATGCACACATACCTGGACTGGACTACAGCCGGAGTCGATGGAGACAAATCTTCAACTTAGCCATACCTCAAATTGACACAAACGGGAATGAAGAGCTAGAAATTGGAG aaTTCCGGTCTTTAGCAGAGCATGGAATGAGGGGATATTAA
- the LOC134683395 gene encoding uncharacterized protein LOC134683395, giving the protein MKTLIMLCCIVAASFAFPFKFKFKDGSAVYEAVAKTTSMIRKRDTAKIDPIGRAFRSVDLNNDGHITAYEFASHYSKTFRLRGNYSYVQWRHAFFASMPKLDTNGNNMLEISEFRSIPYC; this is encoded by the exons ATGAAAACCTTGATAATGTTATGTTGCATTGTGGCAGCAAGTTTTGCTTTtccttttaaattcaaatttaaggATGGATCTGCCGTTTATGAAGCAGTTGCCAAAACAACATCG atGATACGAAAGAGAGACACTGCAAAGATAGATCCCATTGGTCGTGCCTTTAGATCGGTTGATTTAAATAATGACGGGCACATTACTGCTTATGAGTTTGCCTCACATTATTCCAAAACATTCAGACTTAGAGGGAACTACAGCTATGTTCAATGGAGACATGCGTTCTTCGCATCCATGCCTAAACTTGATACTAACGGGAATAACATGCTAGAAATTAGCG AATTCCGTTCGATTCCATATTGTTGA
- the LOC134683391 gene encoding uncharacterized protein LOC134683391 isoform X1, whose translation MKTLIVFCCLVAAIFASSFKFKFKEGSAIYDAIAHTASMVHKRDTVKRDAIAMAFRLIDTDKDGHINGNEIAAFYANAHIPGLVHSQSRLRQLFYLALPQVDTNGNEELEIGEFRSIAERGMRGDTL comes from the exons ATGAAGACCCTGATAGTGTTTTGTTGCCTTGTGGCTGCAATTTTTGCttcttcttttaaattcaaatttaaggAAGGATCTGCCATTTATGATGCAATTGCCCATACTGCATCG ATGGTACACAAGAGAGACACTGTAAAGAGAGATGCCATTGCCATGGCCTTTAGATTGATTGATACCGATAAAGATGGCCACATTAATGGTAACGAAATTGCCGCATTTTATGCAAATGCACACATACCTGGACTGGTCCACAGCCAGAGTCGATTGAGACAACTATTCTACTTAGCCTTACCTCAAGTTGACACAAACGGGAATGAAGAGCTAGAAATTGGAG AATTCCGGTCTATAGCAGAACGTGGAATGAGAGGAGACACATTGTGA